A genomic stretch from Nocardia wallacei includes:
- a CDS encoding ABC transporter substrate-binding protein, translated as MSPTRTWRAAVSVRIGARGLALRAVAVLAGGSLVLAGCTRNTEDTAPTAEKVEVEKVDAIAAKLPDKIKQSGTLVVGVNVPYQPNEYKDGSGKIVGYDVDLMDAVASVLGVRADYQESDFEKIIPSIQAGTYDVGMSSMTDTKEREQTVDFVDYFSAGIQWAQQPGKPVDPNNACGKRVAVQRTTIEETEDVPNKSKACEAAGKPKIDMVAFDEQSAAATALALGQVDAMSADSPVTAYAIKRNPDQIEAAGPLFESQPYGWPVPKGAPLGPVLREAVQHLIDSGAYRKIAENWGVQEGAITEATINGAVR; from the coding sequence ATGTCGCCCACCAGAACATGGAGGGCTGCTGTGTCTGTTCGGATCGGTGCCCGCGGGCTGGCCCTGCGGGCAGTGGCTGTGCTGGCCGGCGGGTCGCTGGTGCTGGCCGGTTGTACGAGGAACACCGAGGACACCGCGCCGACCGCGGAGAAGGTCGAGGTCGAGAAGGTGGACGCGATCGCCGCGAAGCTGCCCGACAAGATCAAGCAGTCCGGCACATTGGTGGTCGGGGTGAACGTGCCGTATCAGCCCAACGAGTACAAGGACGGCTCCGGCAAGATCGTCGGCTACGACGTCGACCTGATGGACGCGGTGGCGTCGGTGCTGGGCGTGCGCGCCGACTATCAGGAGTCGGACTTCGAGAAGATCATCCCCTCGATCCAGGCCGGCACCTACGACGTGGGCATGTCCTCGATGACCGACACCAAGGAGCGTGAGCAGACCGTCGACTTCGTCGACTACTTCAGCGCGGGCATCCAGTGGGCGCAACAGCCGGGCAAACCGGTCGACCCGAACAACGCCTGCGGCAAGCGGGTGGCGGTGCAGCGCACCACCATCGAGGAGACCGAGGACGTGCCGAACAAGAGCAAGGCGTGCGAGGCGGCGGGCAAGCCCAAGATCGATATGGTGGCCTTCGACGAGCAGAGCGCGGCCGCGACGGCGCTGGCGCTCGGCCAGGTCGACGCGATGTCGGCGGACTCCCCGGTGACGGCGTACGCGATCAAGCGGAACCCGGACCAGATCGAGGCCGCGGGCCCGCTGTTCGAGTCGCAGCCCTACGGCTGGCCGGTGCCCAAGGGCGCGCCGCTGGGGCCGGTGCTGCGGGAGGCCGTGCAGCATCTGATCGATTCCGGCGCCTACCGCAAGATCGCCGAGAACTGGGGCGTGCAGGAAGGCGCGATCACCGAGGCCACCATCAACGGTGCGGTGCGCTGA